From one Bacteroidota bacterium genomic stretch:
- a CDS encoding S46 family peptidase encodes MKQFFIAGLLLLSSFGLRADEGMWLPILLEQLNIDDMRANGFKLTAEDIYSVNKSSMKDAVVLFGGGCTGAVISNEGLIVTNHHCGFSSINNLSSLENNYLRDGFWAKNKDEEIPAPGLTVTFIISMFNVTDSIVPYLNNSMDEATRNATIKQLSANLEKQYKKGTHYEATVRAFFYGNEFYLFLTETFKDIRLVGAPPSSVGNFGGETDNWVWPRHTGDFSMFRIYAGADNKPANYDANNIPFKPRYAFPISLKDVKENDFTMVYGFPGRTQEYLTSYAVDLTINTTNPNRINCRDQRLEIINKYMVGNDTVTLKYASKVRGLANAYKKWKGEMIGLKLNDAVTEKQTYEKRFQQWANTHEGKDYRNLLSEMESAYTDYKKYAELIDYTTEAFYGVELLNFSGNYKKVANLLATDTVTDEDVKKEATTLLSNANGFYQKYDARIDKEIFSTMLKLYAEHVDPSLQSVYFKNELIKYKNNYTAWANAVFSKSVFADQKKLNKALSNLNVKKAKKLLNDPAYKLYFEVSTQYEAQFKSAINPLNEKINMLMRKYMQAQRLMEPDRDFYPDANSTLRVAYGNVSGYTAKDAVYYTYKTTDAGIEEKYIPGNEDFDAPAGLIALLNKNDFGRYSNDAGELPIAFIATNHTTGGNSGSPVINANGELIGLNYDRVWEGTMSDIKFDPDRCRNISLDMHYLLFIIDKYGQASNIINELKIIE; translated from the coding sequence ATGAAACAATTTTTTATTGCCGGTTTATTGTTGCTTTCGAGTTTTGGTTTAAGGGCAGATGAAGGTATGTGGCTCCCCATTTTACTGGAGCAATTGAATATTGACGATATGCGTGCAAATGGATTTAAACTAACTGCGGAAGACATCTATTCTGTAAACAAAAGCAGCATGAAAGATGCAGTTGTGTTATTTGGGGGTGGATGTACAGGTGCGGTTATTTCAAATGAAGGATTAATTGTAACCAATCATCACTGCGGATTTTCATCGATAAATAATCTGAGCTCACTTGAAAATAATTATTTGCGTGACGGATTTTGGGCAAAAAATAAAGACGAAGAAATTCCCGCTCCGGGACTTACCGTTACATTTATTATCAGCATGTTTAATGTAACAGATAGTATTGTTCCTTACCTAAATAATAGTATGGATGAAGCAACAAGAAATGCTACTATCAAACAACTCTCTGCTAATCTGGAAAAACAATATAAAAAAGGCACACATTACGAAGCAACTGTGCGCGCATTTTTTTATGGTAATGAATTTTATTTATTCCTGACTGAAACGTTTAAAGATATTAGGTTAGTTGGTGCGCCGCCTTCAAGTGTGGGCAATTTTGGGGGCGAGACGGACAACTGGGTTTGGCCGCGACATACAGGCGATTTCAGCATGTTCAGAATATATGCAGGTGCAGATAATAAACCGGCAAATTATGATGCTAATAATATTCCCTTTAAACCTAGATATGCATTCCCTATTTCATTAAAAGATGTAAAGGAAAATGATTTTACAATGGTATATGGTTTTCCGGGAAGAACACAAGAATATTTAACATCTTATGCTGTAGACCTTACGATAAATACAACCAATCCGAACCGAATTAATTGCCGTGACCAGCGACTGGAAATTATTAATAAATACATGGTAGGCAACGATACAGTTACACTTAAATATGCATCAAAAGTTCGTGGTTTAGCCAATGCCTATAAAAAATGGAAAGGCGAAATGATTGGATTAAAATTAAATGATGCTGTTACCGAAAAACAAACTTATGAAAAACGTTTTCAGCAATGGGCAAATACACATGAAGGTAAAGATTACCGCAATTTATTAAGTGAAATGGAATCTGCTTATACCGATTATAAAAAATATGCTGAACTCATCGATTATACTACCGAAGCATTTTATGGCGTAGAATTACTCAACTTTTCAGGTAATTATAAAAAAGTTGCAAACTTGCTGGCAACAGACACCGTAACTGATGAAGATGTAAAAAAAGAAGCAACAACATTATTGTCAAACGCAAATGGTTTTTATCAAAAATATGATGCACGTATTGATAAAGAAATATTTTCTACGATGCTAAAACTCTATGCTGAACATGTGGACCCGTCGTTACAATCTGTTTATTTTAAAAATGAATTAATTAAATATAAAAATAATTACACAGCATGGGCAAATGCGGTATTTAGTAAATCGGTTTTTGCCGACCAGAAAAAATTAAATAAAGCACTGTCAAATTTGAACGTTAAAAAAGCAAAAAAACTGCTTAACGACCCTGCTTATAAATTGTATTTTGAAGTATCTACTCAATATGAAGCACAATTTAAATCTGCCATCAATCCATTAAATGAAAAAATAAATATGCTAATGCGTAAATATATGCAGGCGCAACGACTGATGGAGCCGGATAGAGATTTTTATCCTGATGCAAATTCAACCTTGCGTGTTGCGTACGGTAATGTGAGTGGCTACACAGCTAAAGATGCTGTATATTATACATATAAAACAACTGACGCAGGTATTGAAGAAAAATATATTCCAGGCAACGAAGATTTTGATGCACCTGCAGGTTTAATTGCCTTGTTAAATAAAAATGATTTTGGGAGGTATAGTAACGATGCAGGCGAGTTACCAATTGCTTTTATTGCAACAAATCATACCACCGGCGGAAATAGCGGAAGCCCTGTAATTAATGCTAATGGAGAGCTTATTGGATTAAACTACGACAGGGTTTGGGAAGGCACAATGAGTGATATTAAATTTGACCCGGACAGATGTAGAAATATCAGTTTAGATATGCATTATTTATTATTTATCATAGATAAATACGGACAAGCATCAAATATTATCAACGAATTAAAAATTATTGAATAA
- a CDS encoding peptidase C1 produces the protein MAIRMVPDDNQPQQQRKLPGRGGGNAGGGGGNIITMLIPLLFGLFRKNPKVGCLVLIVGGAIIYFMGGNFLNTGGGGGNITDLFNTGASFDAAKYDATEIFEPPIADNTKNPLPESVSLLKYAPDRRNQGSQGSCVGWGSAYAARTILEAERTGRDPDQLAFSPAYLYNQIGLEGCQGAYINNAMEVMKDQGLVSIRDFPYTDQDCSKQPSSSQKQQASQYKMTGFNRLTVGDSEGVGQEKIDQLAIKQNLAQGAPVVIGMMVGGTFMQPMMGQEVWHPTDNDMSQYGFGGHCMCVIGYDDFKEGGAFQIMNSWGPEWGKDGVAWVPYNVFDAFVVEAYGVYPMGSVDKPTGNNLNIQFGLVDNSNQRKIPLSQKGNGVFVTKSPVKKGTKFKVEVTNSNECYTYVFATDENSQCAVLFPYTEKHSPYCGITGTRLFPKDYSMEVDNIGNKDYMAILVTKQPIDYKTINANVNKQSGSYEQKLRTVLGNTLKSNISFSQGETIGFDTSLSGQEAVLMIIEVDK, from the coding sequence ATGGCAATTAGAATGGTTCCGGACGACAATCAACCACAACAGCAACGTAAACTGCCCGGAAGAGGTGGTGGAAACGCAGGTGGCGGCGGTGGAAACATCATTACGATGTTAATCCCTTTATTATTTGGTTTATTCCGCAAAAACCCAAAGGTGGGCTGCCTTGTGCTGATAGTTGGCGGTGCCATTATTTACTTTATGGGAGGCAATTTTCTCAACACCGGTGGGGGTGGCGGAAATATCACCGATTTATTTAATACCGGAGCCAGTTTTGATGCTGCGAAATACGATGCAACTGAAATTTTTGAACCACCAATTGCAGACAATACTAAAAACCCGCTTCCGGAATCAGTTTCCTTACTCAAATATGCACCTGACCGACGCAACCAGGGCTCTCAGGGCAGTTGTGTGGGCTGGGGGAGTGCTTATGCCGCCAGAACCATTCTTGAAGCAGAACGCACCGGACGCGATCCTGACCAATTGGCGTTCAGTCCGGCCTATTTGTACAATCAAATCGGACTGGAAGGTTGCCAGGGTGCCTATATTAACAACGCGATGGAGGTGATGAAAGACCAGGGATTGGTTTCGATTCGTGATTTTCCTTATACTGACCAGGATTGCAGCAAACAACCATCTTCAAGCCAAAAACAACAGGCGAGCCAATACAAAATGACTGGCTTTAACCGCTTAACAGTCGGCGACAGTGAGGGTGTGGGGCAAGAAAAAATTGATCAGCTTGCTATAAAACAAAATCTTGCCCAAGGCGCTCCGGTGGTTATTGGCATGATGGTAGGCGGAACCTTTATGCAGCCGATGATGGGACAAGAAGTTTGGCATCCTACCGATAATGATATGAGTCAGTACGGTTTTGGCGGACACTGTATGTGTGTAATTGGTTATGATGATTTTAAAGAAGGTGGTGCATTTCAAATTATGAACAGTTGGGGACCGGAATGGGGTAAAGATGGTGTTGCCTGGGTCCCTTATAATGTTTTTGATGCTTTTGTGGTTGAGGCTTATGGTGTTTATCCGATGGGTAGTGTAGATAAACCAACCGGAAACAACCTAAATATCCAGTTTGGTTTGGTGGATAATAGTAATCAGCGTAAAATTCCATTATCTCAAAAAGGTAATGGTGTATTTGTAACAAAATCGCCGGTTAAAAAGGGAACAAAATTTAAGGTTGAAGTAACTAATTCAAATGAATGTTATACTTATGTTTTTGCAACCGATGAAAATAGTCAGTGTGCCGTTTTATTCCCTTATACCGAAAAACATTCACCGTATTGTGGAATCACCGGAACACGATTATTTCCAAAAGATTATAGCATGGAAGTAGACAATATTGGTAATAAGGATTACATGGCAATTTTAGTTACCAAACAACCAATCGATTACAAAACAATTAATGCAAACGTAAATAAACAATCAGGTTCTTACGAACAGAAATTACGTACCGTATTAGGTAATACCTTAAAATCGAATATTAGTTTTTCGCAAGGTGAAACAATAGGATTCGACACTTCACTGAGCGGACAGGAAGCTGTGTTAATGATTATTGAAGTAGATAAATAA
- the rsmG gene encoding 16S rRNA (guanine(527)-N(7))-methyltransferase RsmG — protein sequence MDHIIKYFPNLDPKQMSQLKMVAPQYRFWNEKVNVISRQDIDNIYEHHVLHSMAIAKFIDFLPGTSVMDLGTGGGFPGIPLAILFPEVHFHLVDSIDKKVKVVESIYKALGLRNVSVEHARAEDIREKFDFVVTRAVADMMILYDWTINLIKRGASFNDYSNGLIMLKGGFLDLEIAPFKEIVYKFPITEWMPEQWFIDKALLYLPMD from the coding sequence GTGGACCATATTATAAAGTATTTCCCCAACCTTGACCCAAAACAAATGAGCCAACTGAAAATGGTTGCTCCTCAATATCGTTTTTGGAACGAAAAAGTGAATGTAATATCGCGTCAAGATATTGATAACATTTACGAACATCATGTTTTGCATTCGATGGCAATTGCAAAATTTATTGATTTTCTTCCAGGCACCAGTGTTATGGATCTGGGCACCGGTGGCGGATTTCCAGGCATTCCACTCGCTATTTTATTTCCGGAAGTTCATTTTCATCTTGTTGACTCAATCGACAAAAAAGTGAAAGTGGTAGAATCTATTTATAAAGCACTCGGTTTGAGAAATGTTTCGGTTGAACATGCACGCGCTGAAGATATTCGCGAAAAATTCGACTTCGTAGTTACACGTGCGGTTGCCGATATGATGATTTTATATGATTGGACCATTAACCTGATAAAACGTGGTGCATCGTTTAATGATTATTCAAACGGATTAATTATGCTGAAGGGTGGATTTTTAGATTTGGAAATTGCACCGTTCAAAGAAATTGTTTACAAATTTCCGATTACTGAATGGATGCCCGAACAATGGTTTATTGACAAAGCATTGTTATACTTACCCATGGATTAA